The following are encoded in a window of Vespula vulgaris chromosome 8, iyVesVulg1.1, whole genome shotgun sequence genomic DNA:
- the LOC127065742 gene encoding uncharacterized protein LOC127065742 isoform X1, translating to MSKTNKKQKKAAALKEKRKKTMMYKTNLTTIKKKTKTNEINNLKKNNDIPDHIKNTNGISSNNIKQLTKIKNEAINSNKSKKKKMRRNKIKLEQANGKDKQNKESVKNRSMSQHSQTKQLNAKSTIKKKNDDSMNKILKLKKITEKRVKHTKDDNFISIDKTKSFNDKNNSKAKKYPKNVQLLREMLATKEKSEVKQKKIKEILPLRERMMMKLKASRFRYLNETLYNNTSIQSKKYFKEDPDSFIAYHDGYKQQVAQWPLNPLDVIIASIKNMPNDYIIADFGCGEAMLAASIQQKTHSFDLISVNERVEACDMSHTPLLTNSVHIVVFCLSLMGTNLGDYILEANRVLKKDGILKIAEIESRFEHIENFIKLLNDYGFVNTWKDLSQNLFYFLDFKKVKDITTNRNKLPTITLKSCLYKKR from the exons ATGAGTAAGACTAataaaaagcagaagaaagCTGCTGCTCTG aaagaaaagagaaagaaaactatgatgtataaaactaatttaacgactattaaaaagaaaactaagacAAACgaaatcaacaatttaaaaaaaaataatgacataCCCGATCATATAAAGAATACAAATGGCATTAGCTCTAATAACATAAAACaattgacaaaaataaaaaatgaagcaaTAAACagtaataaatctaaaaaaaagaaaatgagaaggaataaaataaaattggaaCAAGCTAATGGCAAGGATAAACAGAATAAAGAAAGTGTTAAAAATAGATCAATGTCTCAACACAGTCAGACAAAAcaattaaatgcaaaaagtacaataaagaaaaaaaatgatgattcTATGAACAAAATTCTGAAGCTAAAGAAAATTACAGAGAAAAGAGTTAAACATACAAAAGATGATAACTTTATTTCTattgataaaacaaaatcatttaatgataaaaacaatAGTAAAGCTAAAAAATATCCTAAAAATGTTCAACTTTTAAGAGAAATGCTggctacgaaagaaaaatctgaagtaaagcaaaaaaaaattaaggaaaTATTACCATTAAGGGAAAGAATGATGATGAAATTAAAAGCATCAAGATTTAGATATTTGAATGAAactttgtataataatactagtaTACAAtctaaaaagtattttaaagaAGATCCTGATTCTTTTATAGCCTATCATGATGGATATAAACAGCAGGTTGCTCAGTGGCCCTTAAATCCTTTAGATGTGATAATAgcatctattaaaaatat gcctaatgattatataatagCTGATTTTGGATGCGGAGAAGCAATGCTTGCAGCATCGATTCAACAAAAAACACAttcattcgatttaatttctgTAAATGAAAGAGTAGAAGCATGTGACATGTCCCATACACCACTCTTAACAAACAGTGTACACATTGTTGTGTTCTGTTTATCTTTAATGGGAACAAATCTTGGTGATTATATATTAGAAGCAAATAGAGTTCTTAAAAAGGA TGGTATTTTGAAAATTGCTGAAATCGAAAGTCGATTTGAGCATATAGAAAActttattaaacttttaaatGATTATGGTTTTGTGAATACATGGAAAGATTTAtctcaaaatttattttactttttggattttaaaaaagtaaaagatattaCTACTAATAGAAATAAACTGCCAACGATTACTTTAAAGTCGTGTTTATACAAAAAGAGATGA
- the LOC127065742 gene encoding ribosomal RNA-processing protein 8 isoform X2 — protein sequence MSKTNKKQKKAAALKEKRKKTMMYKTNLTTIKKKTKTNEINNLKKNNDIPDHIKNTNGISSNNIKQLTKIKNEAINSNKSKKKKMRRNKIKLEQANGKDKQNKESVKNRSMSQHSQTKQLNAKSTIKKKNDDSMNKILKLKKITEKRVKHTKDDNFISIDKTKSFNDKNNSKAKKYPKNVQLLREMLATKEKSEVKQKKIKEILPLRERMMMKLKASRFRYLNETLYNNTSIQSKKYFKEDPDSFIAYHDGYKQQVAQWPLNPLDVIIASIKNMPNDYIIADFGCGEAMLAASIQQKTHSFDLISVNERVEACDMSHTPLLTNSVHIVVFCLSLMGTNLGDYILEANRVLKKEWIMTFCSSIFFHQKT from the exons ATGAGTAAGACTAataaaaagcagaagaaagCTGCTGCTCTG aaagaaaagagaaagaaaactatgatgtataaaactaatttaacgactattaaaaagaaaactaagacAAACgaaatcaacaatttaaaaaaaaataatgacataCCCGATCATATAAAGAATACAAATGGCATTAGCTCTAATAACATAAAACaattgacaaaaataaaaaatgaagcaaTAAACagtaataaatctaaaaaaaagaaaatgagaaggaataaaataaaattggaaCAAGCTAATGGCAAGGATAAACAGAATAAAGAAAGTGTTAAAAATAGATCAATGTCTCAACACAGTCAGACAAAAcaattaaatgcaaaaagtacaataaagaaaaaaaatgatgattcTATGAACAAAATTCTGAAGCTAAAGAAAATTACAGAGAAAAGAGTTAAACATACAAAAGATGATAACTTTATTTCTattgataaaacaaaatcatttaatgataaaaacaatAGTAAAGCTAAAAAATATCCTAAAAATGTTCAACTTTTAAGAGAAATGCTggctacgaaagaaaaatctgaagtaaagcaaaaaaaaattaaggaaaTATTACCATTAAGGGAAAGAATGATGATGAAATTAAAAGCATCAAGATTTAGATATTTGAATGAAactttgtataataatactagtaTACAAtctaaaaagtattttaaagaAGATCCTGATTCTTTTATAGCCTATCATGATGGATATAAACAGCAGGTTGCTCAGTGGCCCTTAAATCCTTTAGATGTGATAATAgcatctattaaaaatat gcctaatgattatataatagCTGATTTTGGATGCGGAGAAGCAATGCTTGCAGCATCGATTCAACAAAAAACACAttcattcgatttaatttctgTAAATGAAAGAGTAGAAGCATGTGACATGTCCCATACACCACTCTTAACAAACAGTGTACACATTGTTGTGTTCTGTTTATCTTTAATGGGAACAAATCTTGGTGATTATATATTAGAAGCAAATAGAGTTCTTAAAAAGGA GTGGATAATGACCTTTTGCAGCAGCATATTCTTCCACCAGAAAACCTAA
- the LOC127065736 gene encoding prosaposin — translation MKETLIALCAILAVSTAKTIITAESTPYLLGAEECTWGPSYWCHNITTSAHCHATHHCIKKVWENMEVPEDNDTVCGVCKDMVQQARDQLESNQTQQDLKAVFEGSCKLIHINPIVEECIKLVDQFIPELVETLASQMNPSVVCSVAGLCNSAHIDMLLNNFQEQTSENKKIKSISLEKDELEPDECSKCFTIATHMEYNLKDMSKDTMLQQMLVICGDFSSFSDACSSIILTYFDTIYSHLQDNFNPQNICHLSGQCSDKFHKHEDGTVKPMNVEIRPLSSVGMVEVDDDLPCKLCEQLVGHLKDLLVANTTEAEFHLVLQGLCKQTKSFATECKAIVDEYYPEIYTYLTTKLNGNVVCQMSGICPSPGKRITGPIAPLIPTKAAEIGVRILNKKIDTKNNNTEVEEMQLPIEKYGISFNGPKISQTGAESKEGCALCEYVLHYIQIAITDPTNEEKVKQIIGKMCKKLPNSIENECGQFIDTYGDAVVALLAQEIDPSQVCPMIHVCPSEELIEVWNKAPKGYIIETHDKPSCPLCLLALTQIYDAIKDNKTEVKIKDELDKLCNHLPNTLIDQCADFVKEYSKELIEMLLADLTPKEICVYIKLCNPEENPGPRNFFLTNKDGEIMTNEIPDFLPLQPNIQNKLNDSSSCVMCEFVMQYVDKAMSKKKTRDEIEHIVYGICNHLPKTISKECNKFVSQYADAVIQILSEDVTPKEVCTMIGFCTIDTRRIRESMEECALCQLVISTLDKLLDNPNVDSDIEEVVSKICKYMPANKQNKCVMMMEIYEQSIINIIKSHGDVKKICSKIALCSENDYLAMMLTPARIRQSYLVDKQCIWGQSYWCLNYENAVKCKAVEHCMKKVWKKDSTFELKQSMIQMSPGN, via the exons ATGAAGGAGACGTTAATCGCGCTTTGCGCGATTTTAGCTG TATCCACAGctaaaacaattattacagCAGAAAGTACGCCTTATCTTTTGGGAGCTGAAGAATGTACATGGGGTCCATCTTATTGGTGTCATAATATAAC aacTTCTGCACATTGCCATGCTACTCATCACTGTATTAAAAAGGTTTGGGAGAATATGGAAGTTCCAGAAGATAATGATACAGTTTGTGGAGTATGTAAAGATATGGTGCAACAGGCAAGAGACCAACTGGAAAGTAATCAGACTCAACAAGATTTGAAAGCAGTCTTTGAAGGCAGCTGCAAGTTAATCCATATTAATCCAATAGTAGAAGAATGCATAAAACTTGTCGATCAATTCATTCCTGAACTTGTGGAAACTTTGGCTTCTCAAATGAACCCATCTGTAGTATGTTCAGTAGCAGGTCTTTGTAATTCAGCACATATTGATATGTTACTGAATAACTTTCAAGAACAAACGTCAGAG aacaagaaaataaaatctatttcaTTGGAGAAAGATGAACTTGAACCTGATGAATGTTCCAAATGTTTTACAATTGCGACACACAtggaatataatttaaaagatatgTCAAAGGATACAATGTTGCAACAGATGCTCGTTATTTGTGGAGATTTTAGCTCATTTTCAGATGCCTGTTCATCCATAATCTTAACATACTTTGATACAATTTACTCTCATCTTCAAGACAACTTCAATCCACAGAATATTTGTCATTTGTCTGGCCAGTGTAGTGATAAGTTCCACAAACATGAAGATGGAACTGTAAag CCTATGAATGTAGAAATAAGGCCACTTTCCAGTGTTGGTATGGTTGAAGTTGATGATGATCTTCCATGCAAATTATGCGAACAGCTTGTAGGTCACTTAAAAGATTTGTTAGTAGCAAACACCACAGAAGCTGAATTTCATTTAGTGCTTCAAGGTCTTTGTAAGCAAACAAAATCTTTTGCTACTGAG tGCAAGGCAATTGTTGATGAATATTACCcagaaatatacacatatctcaCAACAAAGTTAAATGGCAATGTTGTATGTCAAATGTCTGGAATTTGCCCTAGCCCAGGGAAAAGAATAACT GGTCCAATTGCACCTCTGATTCCGACAAAAGCTGCAGAAATTGGTGTacgtattttaaataagaaaattgatacgaaaaataataacacagaagtagaagaaatgcAATTaccaatagaaaaatatggtATTTCTTTCAATGGTCCAAAAATATCACAAACAGGTGCTGAAAGCAAAGAAGGATGTGCATTATGTGAATATGTGCTGCATTATATACAAATCGCTATTACGGACCCTACTAACGAG gaaaaagtaaaacaaatcATTGGAAAAATGTGTAAGAAATTACCAAACAGTATAGAAAATGAATGTGGACAATTTATTGACACTTATGGAGATGCAGTTGTAGCTCTTTTAGCTCAAGAAATCGATCCATCTCAg GTATGTCCAATGATACATGTATGCCCATCAGAAGAACTGATAGAAGTTTGGAATAAAGCTCCTAAAGGTTATATAATCGAAACACATGATAAACCAAGTTGCCCATTATGTTTACTTGCTTTAACACAAATCTATGATGCTATTAAAGACAACAAAACAGaa gttaaaataaaagatgagcTTGATAAATTATGCAATCATTTGCCAAACACTTTGATTGATCAATGTGCAGACTTTGTGAAAGAGTATAGTAAGgaattaatagaaatgttACTTGCTGATCTTACACCAAAAGAAATTTGTGTTTATATCAAGTTATGTAATCCAGAAGAAAATCCAGGACCaagaaactttttcttaaCTAATAAAGATGGTGAAATAA tGACTAATGAGATACCTGACTTTTTGCCATTACAACcgaatattcaaaataaattaaatgatagCTCGTCTTGCGTTATGTGCGAATTTGTGATGCAATATGTTGATAAAGCAATGAGCAAGAAAAAAACTAGAGATGAAATCGAACATATCGTTTATGGTATTTGCAATCATCTTCCAAAGACAATTTCTAAGGaatgtaataaattcgttAGCCAATATGCCGATGCTGTAATACAAATTCTTTCGGAGGATGTTACGCCGAAAGAAGTTTGTACGATGATCGGTTTTTGTACGATTGATACGAGAAGGATAAGAG AATCTATGGAGGAATGCGCTTTATGCCAACTAGTTATATCGACACTCGATAAACTTTTGGATAATCCTAATGTAGATAGTGATATCGAAGAAGTCGTATCGAAGATTTGCAAGTATATGCCagcaaataaacaaaataaa tgCGTTATGATGATGGAAATATACGaacaaagtataataaatataattaaatcgcATGGCGACGTTAAAAAGATATGTAGTAAAATTGCATTGTGCTCGGAGAATGATTATCTCGCTATGATGTTAACACCTGCACGTATCAGACAATCCTATTTGGTAGACAAACAATGTATATGGGGCCAGAGTTATTGGTGTCTGAATTACGAAAATGCCGTCAAATGCAAG GCTGTTGAGCACTGTATGAAGAAGGTATGGAAAAAAGATTCCACATTTGAATTAAAACAATCTATGATTCAAATGTCCCCTGGAAATTAA
- the LOC127065735 gene encoding helicase POLQ-like, which yields MSNNLNSYFDLNIFDDDNWSSNTLIEANVGVSPESVNPITSMLSLDDTLLTNIEDKVCDEIQDLNSTEDEETESAFKTQSTSNLLQICRKQPFEQEIKTMKTTDLIKSLDKSLEDENLWKQSSLLDMTFNEFYNVDDKIDDTSSSDIFDIDTSKEETKLEDKKSIIDDINITKKICFGNEKSMKETIKFHKKTDNVHSFYGLPVAVKQLIHKIKGFNTLYSWQDECLQLDAVKNRKNLIYALPTSGGKTLVAEILMLKEIVCNRKNVIFILPFVAIVQEKIQAMTPFAIELGFLVEEYAAAKGHYPPRKRRKKNTIYICTIEKALGLINSLIELKRLNEIGLLIVDELHLLGESSGRGATLEGLLTKIMYINEDIHIVGMSATIGNLEEVAQFLNAELYTGNFRPIKIEEYVKCQDNMWLIDIHKEELLTDMKKIDYPYSKKAIVIDPDKIGGLVMDIVPKDSCLIFCSNRKNCENIALLMTKVLFRSLEKHKKAEKEKLLNALIKEEGLCPILKQTIKFGVAYHHSGLTSEERRLLEDAFREQVLCVICCTSTLAAGINLPARRVILRSPYVGNQFLSISKYKQMIGRAGRAGLGNIGESILICRNHELPQVKELLMSKMDDSLSTLHIEKDRGINNLILSAILLSIATTRFELYALIAKSLLSVQQKRLNVNIKQIMDETIRVLFKNGVLKIHRMDKCNVIKSISITIPSQETICIEESEVANKKQIIALTSKTKLELCDLGRAAIKAGIDLQSAYELYEDLKIAQKHLILTDYLHLLYLMTPYNMINQIQPIGSVYYDAIIRLSEVQMEIVRLIGINESVISKLHCGIISNNVNLKVLQRFYVTLMIYELWNHHTIHSVAEKYQVNKGIIQNLLNTVSSFSFSVVRFCQEFDEFWAFRDLLNTFSKKLSYCCPSELEILLELPTVKMGRAYQLYNAGYRTLQSIAKANPYEMQEKIQYLTKRTAIQIITAANLLVLERVENLKDEVENILEDIDLSNIKIF from the exons ATGTCTAATAATCTGAATTCATATTTtgatttgaatatatttgatGATGATAATTGGTCTAGTAATACATTAATAGAAGCAAATGTAGGAGTATCACCTGAATCTGTAAATCCTATTACTTCTATGCTTTCATTAGATGATACATTGTTAACAAACATTGAAGATAAAGTTTGTGATGAAATTCAAGATCTAAACTCCACTGAAGATGAAGAAACAGAAAGTGCTTTTAAAACACAGTCAACTTCTAATTTGTTACAAATATGTAGAAAACAGCCATTTGAACAAGAAATTAAGACGATGAAAACAactgatttaattaaatctttagATAAATCTTTGGAAGATGAGAATTTATGGAAACAAAGCAGTTTATTGGACATGacatttaatgaattttataatgttGATGATAAAATAGATGATACAAGTTCAAgtgatatatttgatattgatACTTCTAAGGAAGAAACTAAGTtag aggataagaaatcaattattgatgatattaatataacaaaaaaaatatgcttTGGTAATGAAAAATCTATGAAAGAAAccataaaatttcataaaaaaactGATAatgttcattctttttatggACTTCCGGTTGCAGTAAAACAATTAATTCATAAGATAAAAGGctttaatacattatata GTTGGCAGGATGAATGTTTGCAATTAGATGCTgtaaaaaacaggaaaaatttaatttatgctCTTCCAACTAGTGGAGGTAAAACTTTAGTAGCAGAAATTTTAATGCTTAAAGAAATTGTAtgcaatagaaaaaatgtaattttcattcttccaTTTGTTGCAATAGTACAAGAAAAG atccAAGCAATGACACCATTTGCTATAGAATTAGGTTTTCTGGTGGAAGAATATGCTGCTGCAAAAGGTCATTATCCACCTAGAAAACGACGTAAAAAgaatactatttatatatgtacaatagaGAAAGCATTAGGATTGATTAATAGtctaatagaattaaaaagacTGAATGAA ATAGGCCTTTTGATAGTTGATGAATTACATTTACTTGGTGAAAGTAGTGGTCGAGGTGCTACATTGGAAGGTCTTCttacaaaaattatgtatattaatg AAGATATACACATAGTTGGAATGAGTGCAACTATAGGAAATTTAGAAGAGGTAGCCCAGTTTTTAAATGCAGAGTTATATACTGGAAACTTTCGACCTATTAAAATAGAGGAGTATGTAAAATGTCAAGATAATATGTGGTTAATTGATATACATAAGGAAGAATTATTAACAgatatgaaaaagatagattatCCT TATTCAAAAAAAGCTATTGTGATAGATCCAGATAAAATTGGTGGTTTAGTTATGGATATTGTACCAAAGGATTCATGTCTTATATTTTGTTCTAATcggaaaaattgtgaaaatatTGCTTTACTTATGACCAAAGTATTATTcag gtCCTTGGAAAAGCATAAAAaggcagaaaaagaaaaattgttaaatgcacttataaaagaagaaggtttATGTCCAATTCTGaaacaaacaataaaatttgGTGTAGCTTATCATCATTCTGGTCTTACATCTGAAGAACGGAGATTATTAGAGGATGCTTTTAGAGAACAAGTTCTTTGTGTAATATGTTGTACATCAACTTTAGCAGCAGGTATAAATTTACCAGCAAGAAGA GTCATATTGAGAAGTCCATATGTTggtaatcaatttttaagtattagtaaatataaacaaatgatAGGAAGAGCTGGTCGTGCTGGGTTAGGGAATATTGGAGAAAGTATACTTATTTGTAGGAATCATGAACTTCCACAG GTCAAGGAACTTTTAATGTCAAAAATGGATGATTCATTAAGCACTttacatatagaaaaagatagaggaaTAAATAATCTTATACTAAGTgctatattattatctattgcAACAACTCGATTTGAATTATATGCTTTAATTGCAAAGAGTTTACTTAGTGTTCAACAAAAACGTCtgaatgttaatattaaacaaattatggACGAAACAATACGTGTTCTATTTAAAAATGgtgttttaaaaattcatagaaTGGATAAATGTAATGTTATTAAATCCATAAGTATTACTATTCCATCTCAAGAAACCATATGTATAGAAGAGTCTGAAGTGgcaaataaaaagcaaataatAGCCCTCACATCTAAAACTAAATTAGAGCTTTGTGATTTAGGACGTGCTGCTATAAAAG CTGGTATAGATTTGCAATCTGCATATGAATTATATGAAGATCTAAAAATAGCacaaaaacatttaattttaactGATTATCTTCATCTTCTATATTTGATGACTCcttataatatgataaatcaAATACAACCAATAGGATCTGTGTATTATGATGca ATAATAAGATTATCAGAAGTTCAAATGGAAATTGTAAGACTTATAGGAATAAACGAATCTGTAATAAGTAAATTACATTGTGGAATAATATCAAAC AATGTAAATCTTAAAGTACTTCAGAGATTTTATGTGACTTTAATGATTTATGAATTATGGAATCATCATACAATTCATTCTGTAGCTGAAAAATATCAAGTAAACAAAggaattatacaaaatttattgaacacagtatcgtctttttctttttctgttgttAGATTTTGTCag gAGTTTGATGAATTTTGGGCATTTCgagatttattaaatacttttaGTAAAAAGTTGTCTTATTGTTGTCCTTCAGAATTGGAAATATTGTTGGAACTTCCAACAGTGAAAATG GGTAGAGCATATCAATTATACAATGCTGGGTACAGAACTTTGCAATCTATAGCTAAGGCAAACCCATATGAAATGCAAGAAAAAATACAGTATCTTACGAAACGAACTGCCATACAAATTATTACTGCTGCTAAC CTTCTAGTTTtagaaagagtagaaaatttaaaagacgAAGTGGAAAACATTTTGGAAGATATAGATCtgagtaatataaaaatattttaa